A DNA window from Paenibacillus andongensis contains the following coding sequences:
- a CDS encoding ethanolamine ammonia-lyase reactivating factor EutA: MIISAGIDIGTSTTKLILSRFSLMNTAGTSHVPRIEIIDKQVFYKSPIYRTPLRSNVLIDIEAVQLLVKKEYAKAGIGTQDIKTGAVIITGETATKHNAEEMIHSLSSQAGEFLVATAGPDLEGIIAAKGSGAYQYSKQSGKTVANIDIGGGTANIAVYQSGNFKGTCTLHIGGRLIELDNRRIKTISPPVQNLLTQLGHFLSTGDPIHMDDINSVIHEVIHAMVRTLVHILEGRVEGTDSILLLGHPPDWEITIDEIMFSGGVSECIYRLETNSEQEQTVDYEDIGLLLAESLRQSHELKRWKWITPVETVRATVLGAGTQTTEISGATIQVEGSRLPIKNLPVYHLKFNDGLVNGKRIMNQAMEQALQIYDPQREGINFALYITGLSVLRFREVQQLADWLIESYRQQPNQSEPLVVVIQSDMAKVLGQTLQAMNSGRDIICIDQVLVEHGDYLDIGHKLQTEVVPVVVKTLAFHS; encoded by the coding sequence ATGATTATTAGTGCAGGCATCGATATTGGCACTAGTACGACCAAGCTCATTTTAAGCCGATTTTCTCTCATGAATACAGCAGGTACCAGTCATGTGCCGCGGATTGAAATCATTGATAAACAAGTCTTTTATAAAAGTCCTATCTACCGGACGCCATTACGCTCTAATGTGCTCATTGATATTGAAGCGGTACAGCTGCTTGTTAAAAAAGAATATGCCAAAGCAGGTATTGGGACGCAGGATATCAAGACAGGGGCCGTTATTATAACTGGTGAAACTGCTACCAAGCATAATGCGGAGGAAATGATTCACAGTCTGTCCTCACAAGCAGGTGAATTTCTAGTCGCAACGGCTGGCCCGGATTTAGAAGGAATCATTGCGGCGAAAGGATCCGGGGCGTATCAGTATTCTAAACAATCGGGGAAGACGGTTGCGAATATAGATATCGGCGGGGGAACGGCTAATATTGCTGTTTACCAATCCGGAAATTTCAAAGGGACATGTACACTGCATATCGGCGGCAGATTAATCGAGTTAGACAATAGGAGAATAAAAACGATATCTCCGCCCGTACAAAACCTTCTTACCCAACTTGGACATTTTCTTTCTACCGGTGATCCAATTCATATGGATGATATCAATAGTGTTATCCATGAAGTCATCCACGCCATGGTCCGTACACTTGTTCATATTCTCGAAGGGAGAGTTGAAGGTACAGACAGTATACTATTACTTGGACACCCGCCCGATTGGGAGATCACGATCGATGAAATTATGTTTTCGGGTGGAGTAAGTGAATGTATATATAGGCTGGAGACAAATTCAGAACAAGAGCAAACGGTAGATTATGAGGATATCGGATTATTATTAGCCGAATCGTTACGGCAAAGTCATGAATTGAAGCGATGGAAGTGGATTACACCTGTTGAAACCGTGAGAGCTACAGTGCTTGGAGCCGGCACGCAAACAACGGAAATCAGCGGTGCGACCATTCAAGTTGAAGGTTCCCGATTGCCCATTAAAAATCTGCCTGTGTATCATTTGAAGTTTAATGATGGTCTTGTTAACGGCAAGCGAATCATGAATCAGGCGATGGAGCAGGCTTTACAGATTTATGATCCCCAAAGAGAAGGAATCAACTTTGCTCTCTATATCACGGGACTATCGGTGTTGAGATTTCGCGAAGTACAGCAATTGGCTGACTGGTTGATTGAATCGTATCGCCAACAGCCGAATCAATCCGAGCCATTAGTCGTCGTCATACAGAGTGATATGGCTAAAGTTCTAGGCCA
- a CDS encoding BMC domain-containing protein, whose product MQEEKKRFIQEFVPGKQVTLSHLIANPDVDLFSKLGIEKAGSIGILTLTPSETVIIACDLATKAANVSIGFLDRFTGSLVLVGSVSEVEMAMQQINAFLSEQLGYTPSRITKS is encoded by the coding sequence ATGCAAGAAGAGAAAAAGAGATTTATCCAGGAGTTTGTACCTGGCAAACAGGTAACATTAAGTCATTTAATAGCTAATCCTGATGTGGATTTGTTTAGTAAACTAGGAATAGAGAAGGCGGGTTCTATCGGCATTCTTACACTGACGCCAAGCGAAACGGTGATTATTGCTTGCGATCTGGCAACCAAAGCGGCTAACGTTTCGATTGGGTTTCTTGATCGTTTTACCGGAAGTCTCGTTTTGGTAGGTAGTGTATCCGAAGTCGAGATGGCGATGCAGCAAATTAATGCTTTTCTTTCTGAACAGCTTGGATACACACCGTCACGTATTACGAAGTCGTAA
- a CDS encoding sensor histidine kinase, which yields MNDAQQIHDLCKTYTSLSDEDVGFIIEKSKTIQTIADIAQANIFIDCPVKGDRNVIVVAEAIPSTSHSLYKGSVVGKIIYERYEPAVFRVYRTGKPALINRAITHEGVHVNQNVMPIKNSYDKTIGMLILEKDITAQVRHENELAILSETTEEFSRTFFDLITKNRIIPDLIEEALVLLRADGKIMYANNFAIGLMEIHSDNSLTNGDYINRPISEMLCFIQENDYLTNGVIWREAIDKDKVYILRGIDLPNKDEVMRILILRDITDLRDKERQLMVKSAVIKEIHHRVKNNLQTVASLLRLQLRRGVPDEAKVLFQESLNRIMGIATVHEVLSYSGIETVRMNQVIEKISKILVNNIQNDQCKINIQMDIEDIELSSNQAVSLALILTELVQNSVKHGFVGYAVGTIRIQLFVDNEHIHLMIQDDGVGFEHQTDTEHLGLEIVRSLTNYDLNGMFEIERASEKGTKAKVVFPIG from the coding sequence ATGAATGATGCGCAGCAGATACATGATTTATGTAAAACGTACACTTCTCTAAGCGATGAAGATGTAGGCTTTATCATTGAAAAGAGTAAAACCATTCAAACTATTGCAGATATCGCTCAGGCTAATATTTTTATTGATTGTCCCGTAAAGGGCGATCGTAATGTCATTGTAGTTGCGGAAGCCATTCCATCCACCTCGCATTCTCTGTATAAAGGAAGTGTTGTTGGGAAAATCATCTATGAACGTTACGAGCCAGCCGTATTTCGTGTATATCGGACAGGAAAACCTGCATTGATTAATCGTGCTATCACGCATGAAGGCGTACATGTCAACCAGAATGTGATGCCCATTAAGAATAGCTACGATAAAACGATTGGTATGCTGATCCTGGAAAAAGATATTACGGCACAAGTGAGGCACGAGAACGAACTTGCCATTCTTTCTGAAACAACCGAGGAATTTAGCCGAACTTTCTTTGATTTAATAACGAAGAATCGAATCATTCCCGATCTGATTGAAGAGGCTCTTGTCTTATTAAGAGCTGATGGGAAGATTATGTACGCGAATAATTTTGCGATTGGATTAATGGAAATCCACAGTGATAATAGTTTGACTAACGGTGATTATATTAATAGACCCATTAGCGAGATGCTTTGCTTTATTCAAGAAAATGACTATTTGACTAACGGCGTTATTTGGCGGGAGGCCATTGATAAAGATAAGGTGTATATACTTCGCGGCATTGATTTGCCAAATAAGGATGAAGTGATGCGAATCTTAATTCTGCGCGATATTACTGACCTTCGGGATAAGGAGCGTCAGTTGATGGTGAAATCGGCAGTTATTAAAGAGATCCATCACAGGGTGAAGAACAACTTGCAAACGGTAGCGAGCTTACTAAGGCTTCAATTACGACGCGGTGTGCCGGATGAAGCGAAAGTCCTTTTTCAAGAAAGTCTTAACCGTATTATGGGTATCGCTACCGTACACGAAGTACTTTCGTACAGCGGCATTGAAACGGTTCGCATGAATCAAGTAATCGAGAAAATATCGAAAATACTCGTGAATAATATTCAAAATGACCAATGTAAAATCAATATTCAGATGGATATCGAGGACATTGAACTTTCGTCCAATCAAGCAGTATCTTTGGCTCTTATTCTAACAGAGCTGGTGCAGAATAGTGTGAAACATGGTTTCGTCGGATATGCGGTAGGGACCATTAGGATTCAATTGTTTGTCGATAATGAGCATATTCACCTGATGATTCAAGATGATGGAGTCGGGTTTGAACATCAGACAGACACCGAACATTTGGGCCTTGAGATTGTAAGGAGTTTGACGAACTATGATCTGAACGGGATGTTTGAAATCGAACGTGCTTCTGAGAAGGGTACGAAAGCAAAGGTCGTCTTTCCAATCGGTTGA
- a CDS encoding quinone oxidoreductase family protein, which translates to MKAIIIDRPGGPGNLQLREKPDLQPAPGMLTIDVAFAGVGYFEVLLSRGEFISVFPMPLTPGLEVSGYVRAIGEGVEGFYVGQPVASMTLHDLNGFASMANVRPDLTVPLDQLGADLDLATAAASIVNLTTAYLAIKDVYRMKTGDNILVHAAVGGLGSFIGQMAKRLGAGKVLGTVGSAEKVKLAESLGYDELFVRSDFVEQTLRATEQKGVHAVFDPVGGNMRKQSLEVLRPLGQLVVVGNASGEEDVTHSYNQIWFSNKQIAGFTLGGYSDSNPVETGKAAREALGMLARKEIHAEIQGVYPLENAAEALALLEEKNTVGKLVLQIHHN; encoded by the coding sequence TTGAAAGCTATCATCATTGATCGACCAGGAGGGCCAGGAAATTTGCAGCTGCGTGAGAAGCCGGATCTACAACCGGCCCCCGGTATGCTGACTATAGACGTTGCTTTTGCTGGAGTCGGGTATTTCGAAGTGTTGCTTAGTCGTGGGGAATTCATTTCCGTTTTTCCGATGCCGCTTACTCCCGGTTTGGAAGTATCGGGATATGTACGTGCCATCGGGGAAGGAGTAGAGGGATTCTACGTTGGTCAACCCGTTGCTTCGATGACACTGCATGATCTTAACGGCTTTGCATCCATGGCGAATGTACGGCCAGATCTGACGGTACCGTTAGATCAATTAGGAGCCGACCTCGACTTAGCGACAGCTGCAGCCTCAATTGTAAATCTAACAACCGCTTATCTGGCTATAAAAGATGTTTATAGAATGAAAACGGGTGACAACATTCTCGTTCATGCAGCGGTTGGCGGGTTAGGCAGTTTTATCGGGCAAATGGCGAAACGTCTGGGAGCAGGCAAGGTACTCGGAACCGTCGGAAGCGCTGAGAAAGTAAAGCTGGCCGAATCTCTCGGATACGACGAATTATTTGTCCGCTCCGATTTTGTGGAGCAAACCCTACGGGCAACCGAACAAAAAGGCGTCCATGCCGTCTTTGATCCTGTAGGAGGGAATATGCGCAAACAAAGCTTAGAGGTGCTTCGTCCATTAGGGCAGCTAGTTGTCGTTGGAAACGCAAGCGGAGAAGAGGATGTTACTCATTCTTATAATCAAATATGGTTTTCCAACAAACAGATCGCAGGTTTTACATTAGGCGGATACAGCGACAGTAATCCTGTGGAGACTGGAAAAGCGGCCCGAGAAGCGTTAGGTATGCTGGCAAGAAAAGAAATACATGCGGAGATTCAAGGCGTGTATCCTCTGGAAAATGCCGCAGAAGCACTTGCTCTCTTGGAAGAGAAGAACACGGTCGGAAAACTGGTTTTGCAAATACACCATAATTAA
- a CDS encoding malate:quinone oxidoreductase — translation MSNRETKTDVILIGAGIMSATLGTLLKELVPEWEITVFEKLENAGEESSNEWNNAGTGHAALCELNYTVEKPDGSIDISKAIKINEQFQLSMQFWSYLVNSKLIRNPQDFIVSLPHMSMVQGEQNVAFLKKRFEAMSTNSLFQGMEFSDDPEKLMEWIPLIIQNRPSNEPIAATKIDSGTDVNFGALTRILFEHLKSKNVNIKYKHSVDNIKRTSDGSWELKVRNDSGTVERHTAKFVFIGGGGGSLHLLQKSGIPEGKHIGGFPVSGIFMVCNNPEVVAQHHAKVYGLAKVGAPPMSVPHLDTRFIDNKKSLLFGPFAGFSPKFLKTGSMFDLVTSVKPNNLVTMLSAGAKNMSLTKYLIEQVMLSKEKRMEELREFIPNAKSEDWDLVVAGQRVQVIKDTEDGGKGTLQFGTEVISSADGSIAALLGASPGASTAVHVMLEVFKKCFPQHMKEWEPKIKEMIPSYGVSLMENPELLHEIHASTAETLGLCEKELVKS, via the coding sequence AGAAACTAAAACAGACGTTATCTTAATTGGTGCCGGAATCATGAGTGCGACTTTAGGGACACTTCTGAAAGAATTAGTGCCGGAATGGGAAATTACAGTGTTTGAGAAGCTCGAAAATGCAGGAGAGGAAAGTTCTAACGAATGGAATAATGCAGGAACAGGGCATGCGGCACTGTGCGAGCTTAACTACACTGTCGAAAAACCAGACGGATCTATAGATATTAGCAAAGCGATCAAAATTAATGAACAGTTTCAGCTTTCCATGCAGTTTTGGTCTTATCTAGTAAACAGCAAGCTGATACGTAATCCGCAGGACTTTATCGTGTCATTGCCTCATATGAGTATGGTACAAGGGGAACAAAATGTTGCGTTTTTAAAGAAACGTTTTGAAGCGATGTCAACTAATTCTCTGTTTCAAGGGATGGAATTTTCAGATGATCCCGAAAAATTGATGGAATGGATTCCGCTTATTATTCAAAATCGTCCATCGAATGAACCTATTGCCGCAACCAAAATCGACTCTGGAACGGATGTCAATTTTGGTGCTTTAACACGTATTTTGTTTGAACACTTAAAAAGTAAAAACGTCAATATCAAATACAAACATAGCGTTGATAATATCAAGCGTACTAGCGATGGCTCATGGGAATTGAAAGTACGAAACGACAGTGGTACCGTTGAACGACATACTGCAAAATTCGTCTTCATCGGAGGCGGGGGAGGAAGCCTGCATTTACTGCAAAAGTCCGGTATTCCTGAAGGAAAACATATTGGAGGTTTCCCAGTAAGCGGAATATTTATGGTGTGCAATAATCCGGAGGTTGTAGCGCAGCATCATGCTAAAGTTTACGGCTTAGCTAAGGTTGGAGCTCCACCAATGTCTGTTCCGCATCTTGACACAAGATTTATCGATAATAAAAAATCGTTGCTATTTGGACCGTTTGCCGGCTTCTCGCCAAAGTTTTTAAAAACCGGTTCCATGTTTGATTTAGTAACTTCCGTAAAACCGAATAATCTCGTAACGATGTTGTCGGCCGGCGCAAAAAATATGTCATTGACAAAATACCTGATCGAGCAAGTGATGTTATCGAAAGAAAAGCGTATGGAAGAGTTAAGAGAGTTTATCCCGAACGCCAAAAGCGAGGATTGGGATCTAGTAGTAGCGGGCCAACGTGTTCAAGTTATTAAAGATACTGAAGATGGGGGCAAAGGGACACTTCAATTTGGCACGGAAGTTATTAGTTCCGCTGATGGCTCAATTGCAGCATTACTAGGTGCTTCTCCTGGTGCTTCTACTGCTGTTCACGTTATGCTTGAGGTATTTAAAAAGTGCTTCCCGCAACATATGAAAGAGTGGGAACCGAAAATTAAAGAAATGATTCCTTCTTATGGCGTGTCACTAATGGAAAATCCAGAGCTTCTGCACGAAATTCATGCTTCAACAGCAGAGACGCTTGGTCTATGCGAAAAAGAACTAGTCAAAAGTTAA
- a CDS encoding helix-turn-helix transcriptional regulator, with protein MSSENQKVNILGDFLKSRRERIKPDHVNTVGRLGTRRTPGLRREEVAHLAGVSVTWYTWLEQGRAVTASREVIESVGKALQLSSEEHLHLLRLANYSGEGETYPIAKEIDPGLQNIIDQLSYPAIIANNRTEVLAYNRLASEIITDFHTIPAEKRVMTRLIFTDPILRKQLANWKEFADYTIGVFRMYFDQKAGDLWYEEFVRRMCKESDEFLSLWRLHDVHIKKSIQYTFDHLVAGRLCFQLNTFSNINGNENLHCCIFTPIAGTDTETKLVHICK; from the coding sequence ATGTCTTCAGAAAACCAAAAAGTCAATATTCTTGGAGACTTTTTGAAATCCCGCCGGGAACGGATCAAGCCGGATCATGTCAACACTGTCGGTCGTTTAGGAACAAGAAGAACGCCGGGACTACGCAGAGAAGAGGTTGCCCATCTTGCGGGAGTAAGCGTCACCTGGTATACCTGGCTGGAACAAGGGAGGGCCGTCACTGCCTCAAGAGAAGTGATCGAGAGCGTAGGCAAAGCCTTGCAATTATCTTCAGAAGAACATCTCCACTTGCTTCGTTTGGCAAATTATAGCGGTGAGGGGGAAACTTACCCGATCGCTAAGGAAATAGATCCAGGGCTTCAGAACATTATCGACCAATTGAGCTACCCGGCAATCATCGCAAACAATCGAACTGAGGTGTTGGCCTATAATCGGCTGGCTTCTGAAATCATTACGGATTTCCATACGATACCCGCAGAGAAACGTGTGATGACCCGGTTGATATTTACTGATCCAATTCTGCGCAAGCAGTTGGCGAACTGGAAGGAATTTGCTGATTATACGATTGGGGTATTTCGCATGTATTTTGATCAAAAGGCAGGCGATCTCTGGTATGAGGAATTCGTGCGGAGGATGTGCAAGGAAAGCGATGAGTTTCTATCGTTATGGCGTTTGCATGATGTGCACATAAAGAAATCCATACAATACACGTTTGATCATCTCGTCGCAGGGCGATTATGCTTTCAATTGAATACCTTTTCTAATATTAATGGCAATGAAAACCTACACTGCTGTATATTTACTCCCATTGCAGGTACCGACACTGAGACTAAATTAGTACATATTTGCAAATAA
- a CDS encoding ANTAR domain-containing response regulator has product MTKSRIMVVDDESIIRMDIKEMLLEAGYDVIAESNSGELAIELAAKLRPDLIVMDVKMPRMNGIKASRIIQQSWQIPVVLLTAYSQTEFIEEAKNAEIVGYLVKPITENDLIPAVEIALNQSKRLHSLMGNIKKLEQQIEDQKIIEKAKGIIMETYHLNEEAAYKKLRSYCMNHQVQMIAVAHDVIKNRCLNENMIKT; this is encoded by the coding sequence ATGACCAAGTCGCGTATTATGGTCGTTGACGATGAGTCCATTATACGTATGGATATTAAGGAAATGCTTCTGGAAGCCGGTTATGACGTTATCGCCGAATCAAATTCGGGAGAGTTGGCCATAGAACTTGCTGCCAAACTTCGTCCTGATCTCATTGTGATGGATGTCAAAATGCCTCGTATGAACGGAATCAAAGCGAGTCGTATTATCCAACAATCTTGGCAAATCCCAGTCGTCTTATTGACTGCTTATAGTCAGACCGAGTTTATTGAAGAAGCGAAGAATGCGGAAATCGTGGGTTATCTGGTGAAACCAATTACGGAGAATGATTTGATCCCAGCCGTTGAAATTGCGCTTAATCAATCCAAACGATTGCATTCATTAATGGGGAATATTAAAAAATTAGAGCAGCAAATCGAAGATCAAAAAATCATTGAAAAAGCAAAAGGTATTATCATGGAAACGTATCACCTCAATGAAGAGGCAGCCTATAAAAAACTGCGTTCTTATTGTATGAATCATCAAGTTCAGATGATAGCTGTTGCACATGATGTGATCAAAAATCGTTGTTTAAATGAAAATATGATAAAAACGTAA
- a CDS encoding DUF1259 domain-containing protein, protein MANNSSLCEQFSRIIGGQPGFAGGKCVTTINRDQIKATILGKRFSVTSSFSFESLNNKTGRALCLGRAAFLQKEVNTFISAIRNQGIKVSSVRSEWLFEQPRLIYINIESVDRPLIFARKVRKALEAIH, encoded by the coding sequence ATGGCAAATAACAGTTCGCTTTGTGAGCAGTTCTCAAGGATTATCGGTGGACAACCCGGCTTCGCTGGTGGAAAATGTGTGACGACAATAAATCGAGATCAAATAAAAGCAACAATTTTGGGAAAAAGATTTAGCGTAACGTCTTCTTTTTCGTTCGAATCATTAAATAATAAAACGGGCAGAGCACTTTGTTTAGGTAGAGCGGCATTCTTACAAAAAGAGGTCAATACATTCATTTCGGCCATTCGTAATCAAGGAATAAAAGTTTCGTCTGTTCGCAGCGAATGGCTGTTCGAGCAACCACGTTTGATTTATATCAATATTGAATCAGTTGATAGACCGCTTATTTTCGCAAGAAAAGTCAGGAAAGCGTTAGAAGCAATTCATTAA
- a CDS encoding EutP/PduV family microcompartment system protein produces MNTNHRAMIIGSIGAGKSTMTNALLGRKVDAVKTQALVYRDWIVDTPGEYTENPFFYKSIMATALEVTHILFIQDATNPKTIFPPGFANGFTKLPIGVVTKADANHANVDRALRQLKQAIPKGAIVIASSLTGQGIKEIQELVLCATFEAMKEYCAQAVVNHVFIHESLYN; encoded by the coding sequence ATGAACACCAATCATCGCGCAATGATTATAGGATCTATTGGCGCCGGGAAATCCACGATGACGAATGCGTTGCTTGGCCGTAAGGTCGATGCCGTTAAAACCCAAGCATTAGTCTATAGGGATTGGATTGTCGATACACCTGGAGAGTATACGGAGAATCCCTTTTTTTACAAAAGTATTATGGCCACTGCACTAGAGGTTACTCATATCCTATTTATCCAAGATGCAACCAATCCGAAGACGATTTTCCCTCCGGGATTTGCAAACGGTTTTACCAAGCTGCCCATTGGCGTTGTAACAAAGGCTGATGCAAATCATGCGAATGTAGATCGAGCATTGAGGCAGTTAAAACAGGCCATTCCGAAGGGGGCTATCGTGATTGCATCATCGTTGACAGGGCAAGGAATCAAAGAGATCCAAGAACTAGTCCTATGCGCAACTTTTGAGGCAATGAAAGAATATTGTGCGCAAGCGGTGGTAAATCATGTTTTTATTCATGAAAGCCTTTACAATTAA